A stretch of Sphingomonas sp. JUb134 DNA encodes these proteins:
- a CDS encoding ABC transporter substrate-binding protein, which produces MAPFPFSHARFPLLLAAAALALGGCDRRPDDTAVAVSVVGGTARVADPSRTELSPAERVLMGATAQGLVRFDAAGQVEPALAERWIVIDEGQSYIFRLGDARWPDGNRVTASEVVATLKRAVRPAHHKPLAGALRLVDEIVEMTPEVVEIRLRRPQPEFLKLLAQPELAIFQARGLRGTGPFELGQPARGAQQLRPIRGLDDEDADTLPSPAERIELRGDRAARAVLRFTRGDLDLVLGGGVDDWPLLAVAEVARESIRVDPAVGLFGLAVARRQGFLAETANRTALAGALDRSAIAAGVREEWTPATTLLPAQLDSAAAPAAFPWPATPTEDTIGQARARVAIWMADHPDMAPLRIALPEGPGGNLLWRGIGRSLRAIGLPVERVAIDAPDADLRLVDKVAPLDSGRWYLDNACVACDPMIRSIIDSAADAPDAETRGRLLADGDAALAADASFVPIALPLRWSLVSPRLRAWTPNPRAWHPLNHLRGDPS; this is translated from the coding sequence ATGGCGCCCTTCCCCTTCTCGCACGCCCGCTTCCCGCTGCTGCTCGCCGCGGCTGCGCTGGCGCTTGGCGGCTGCGACCGCCGGCCCGACGATACGGCGGTGGCGGTCAGCGTCGTGGGCGGAACGGCTCGGGTGGCCGATCCTTCGCGTACGGAGCTCTCCCCCGCCGAGCGCGTGCTGATGGGCGCGACGGCACAGGGCCTCGTCCGCTTCGATGCCGCCGGCCAGGTGGAGCCTGCGCTTGCCGAGCGCTGGATCGTGATCGACGAGGGCCAGAGCTATATCTTTCGCCTGGGCGACGCGCGGTGGCCGGACGGCAACCGCGTCACCGCGAGCGAGGTCGTGGCGACGCTGAAGCGGGCGGTCCGCCCCGCGCACCACAAGCCCCTGGCCGGTGCCTTGCGGCTGGTCGACGAGATCGTCGAGATGACGCCGGAGGTGGTCGAGATCCGCCTGCGCCGGCCGCAGCCGGAGTTCCTGAAGCTTCTCGCGCAGCCGGAGCTTGCCATCTTCCAGGCACGCGGGCTGCGAGGGACGGGACCATTCGAGCTTGGCCAGCCGGCGCGCGGCGCGCAACAGCTGCGGCCGATCCGCGGATTGGACGACGAGGATGCGGACACGCTGCCCAGCCCCGCCGAGAGGATCGAGCTGCGCGGGGACCGGGCAGCGCGCGCGGTGCTGCGCTTTACGCGGGGCGACCTCGACCTGGTACTGGGCGGGGGCGTGGATGACTGGCCGTTGCTGGCCGTCGCGGAGGTCGCGCGGGAGAGCATCCGCGTCGATCCGGCGGTGGGGCTGTTCGGACTGGCCGTCGCGCGGCGACAGGGCTTCCTGGCCGAGACCGCCAACCGGACCGCGCTGGCGGGCGCGCTCGACCGGAGCGCCATTGCGGCGGGGGTGCGCGAGGAATGGACGCCTGCCACCACGCTGCTCCCGGCGCAGCTCGACTCCGCAGCCGCGCCTGCCGCGTTCCCGTGGCCCGCCACACCGACGGAGGACACCATCGGGCAGGCGCGGGCGCGGGTCGCGATCTGGATGGCGGACCATCCGGACATGGCGCCGCTCCGAATCGCACTGCCGGAGGGACCCGGCGGCAACCTGCTGTGGCGCGGCATCGGCCGGTCCCTGCGCGCCATTGGCTTGCCCGTGGAGCGGGTGGCGATCGATGCCCCGGACGCGGACCTGCGCCTGGTCGACAAGGTTGCGCCGCTCGATTCGGGCCGCTGGTACCTCGACAACGCCTGTGTCGCCTGCGACCCGATGATCCGCTCGATTATCGACAGCGCCGCCGATGCGCCGGACGCGGAGACACGCGGGCGGCTGCTGGCGGACGGGGACGCGGCGCTGGCGGCGGACGCGAGCTTCGTGCCGATCGCCCTGCCACTGCGGTGGTCGCTGGTGTCGCCGCGGCTGCGCGCCTGGACGCCGAACCCGCGCGCGTGGCACCCGTTGAATCACCTGCGCGGCGACCCCAGCTAA
- the ihfB gene encoding integration host factor subunit beta translates to MIRSELVQRLVAENPGLSARDVERIVTVFFDSIVEQLKADGRVELRGFGAFSTRARDARTGRNPRTGETVEVDAKRVPYFKPGKEMRARLNV, encoded by the coding sequence ATGATCCGATCTGAACTCGTACAGCGCCTGGTCGCCGAGAACCCCGGCCTCTCCGCGCGCGACGTGGAACGGATCGTCACCGTTTTCTTCGACAGCATCGTCGAACAGTTGAAGGCGGACGGTCGCGTCGAACTACGCGGCTTCGGCGCCTTCTCTACCCGCGCACGCGATGCCCGGACCGGCCGCAACCCGCGGACCGGCGAGACCGTCGAAGTGGATGCCAAGCGCGTCCCCTATTTCAAACCCGGCAAGGAAATGCGCGCGCGCCTGAACGTGTGA
- the rpsA gene encoding 30S ribosomal protein S1, translated as MASLANPSRDDFAAMLDQTLGQADSFEGRVVIGTVTGIENDLAVIDVGLKSEGRVPLREFAAPGQKADLKVGDEVEVYVDRVENANGEAMLSRDRARREAAWDKLETEFAKSARVEGVIFGRVKGGFTVDLSGAVAFLPGSQVDIRPVRDVTPLMDIPQPFQILKMDRKRGNIVVSRRAVLEETRAEQRSGLIQSLHEGQVIDGVVKNITDYGAFVDLGGIDGLLHVTDLSYKRVGHPSEMLNIGDTVRVQIIRINRDTQRISLGMKQLESDPWDGASVKYPVGAKLAGRVTNITEYGAFVELEPGIEGLVHVSEMSWTKKNVHPGKIVSTSQEVEVIVLEVDQEKRRISLGLKQAQANPWERFAEQHPVGSTVEGEVKNATEFGLFVGLDGDVDGMVHMSDIAWGISGEDALNLHRKGEMVQAVVLAVEPDKERISLGMKQLERGAPAVGVATTGDRLNKGAIITVTVLEVRDAGLEVQAGEDGATGFIKRTDLGRDRDEQRPERFQVGQKFDAMVSGFDRSKKPTFSVKAMQIAEEKQAVAQYGSSDSGASLGDILGEALKARGEGR; from the coding sequence ATGGCCTCTTTGGCAAACCCGAGCCGCGACGATTTCGCGGCGATGCTTGACCAGACCCTGGGTCAGGCCGACAGCTTCGAAGGCCGCGTGGTCATCGGGACCGTCACCGGCATCGAGAACGACCTCGCCGTCATCGACGTGGGCCTCAAGTCGGAAGGCCGCGTGCCGCTGCGCGAGTTCGCAGCGCCGGGCCAGAAGGCGGACCTGAAGGTCGGCGACGAAGTCGAGGTCTATGTCGACCGCGTCGAGAACGCGAACGGCGAAGCGATGCTCAGCCGCGACCGCGCCCGTCGCGAAGCCGCCTGGGACAAGCTGGAAACCGAGTTCGCCAAGTCGGCTCGCGTCGAGGGTGTCATCTTCGGCCGCGTCAAGGGCGGCTTCACGGTCGACCTCTCGGGCGCCGTGGCCTTCCTGCCGGGCTCGCAGGTCGATATCCGTCCGGTGCGCGACGTCACGCCGCTGATGGACATCCCGCAGCCTTTCCAGATCCTCAAGATGGACCGCAAGCGCGGCAACATCGTCGTCTCGCGCCGCGCGGTGCTGGAAGAGACCCGCGCCGAGCAGCGTTCGGGCCTGATCCAGTCGCTGCACGAGGGCCAGGTGATCGACGGCGTCGTCAAGAACATCACCGACTATGGTGCGTTCGTCGACCTGGGCGGCATCGACGGCCTGCTGCACGTTACCGACCTCAGCTACAAGCGCGTCGGCCACCCGTCCGAGATGCTGAACATCGGCGACACGGTGCGCGTGCAGATCATCCGCATCAACCGCGACACGCAGCGCATCTCGCTCGGCATGAAGCAGCTTGAGAGCGATCCGTGGGATGGCGCGTCGGTCAAGTATCCGGTCGGCGCGAAGCTGGCGGGCCGCGTGACCAACATCACCGAATATGGTGCGTTCGTCGAGCTGGAGCCGGGCATCGAAGGCCTGGTCCACGTGTCCGAGATGAGCTGGACCAAGAAGAACGTCCACCCGGGCAAGATCGTGTCGACCAGCCAGGAGGTCGAAGTCATCGTCCTCGAGGTCGATCAGGAAAAGCGCCGCATCTCGCTCGGCCTCAAGCAGGCCCAGGCGAACCCGTGGGAGCGTTTCGCCGAGCAGCACCCGGTCGGTTCGACCGTGGAGGGCGAAGTCAAGAACGCGACCGAGTTCGGCCTGTTCGTTGGCCTGGACGGTGACGTCGACGGCATGGTCCACATGTCGGACATCGCCTGGGGCATCTCGGGCGAGGACGCGCTCAACCTGCACCGCAAGGGCGAGATGGTTCAGGCCGTCGTGCTCGCAGTGGAGCCGGACAAGGAGCGTATCTCGCTCGGCATGAAGCAGCTCGAGCGCGGCGCGCCGGCGGTGGGCGTTGCCACCACGGGCGACCGTCTCAACAAGGGTGCGATCATCACCGTCACCGTGCTTGAAGTCCGCGACGCGGGCCTCGAAGTGCAGGCTGGTGAAGATGGCGCGACCGGCTTCATCAAGCGCACCGACCTCGGCCGCGACCGCGACGAGCAGCGTCCGGAGCGCTTCCAGGTCGGCCAGAAGTTCGACGCGATGGTGTCGGGCTTCGACCGCTCCAAGAAGCCGACCTTCTCGGTCAAGGCGATGCAGATCGCCGAAGAGAAGCAGGCGGTTGCACAGTATGGCTCGTCCGACTCGGGCGCGTCGCTGGGCGACATCCTGGGCGAGGCCCTTAAGGCCCGCGGCGAAGGCCGCTAA
- a CDS encoding (d)CMP kinase: MIIAVDGPAASGKGTIARALSRHYNLPHLDTGLLYRAVAATVLRDKLTPEREADAIAACGFEDRLLEDPWLRSDEVGQIASVVSAHALVRAALLQRQRRFAAQPGGAVLDGRDIGTVIAPDAHAKLFVKATPAIRARRRHLELQKQGSPVTYDKVLADIRARDERDAGRANAPMMMAADAAPLDTSFLSIEAAVQRAVELVDARVAA; the protein is encoded by the coding sequence ATGATCATTGCAGTCGACGGACCCGCCGCGTCGGGTAAGGGCACCATCGCCCGGGCGCTTTCCCGCCACTACAACCTGCCCCATCTCGACACCGGGCTGCTCTATCGTGCCGTCGCCGCAACCGTGCTCCGCGACAAGCTCACGCCCGAGCGCGAAGCCGATGCGATCGCCGCCTGCGGTTTTGAGGATCGGCTGCTTGAGGATCCGTGGCTGCGGAGCGACGAGGTCGGCCAGATCGCGTCGGTCGTCTCCGCGCATGCGCTGGTGCGCGCCGCGCTGCTCCAACGCCAGCGGCGCTTCGCGGCGCAACCGGGCGGCGCCGTCCTCGACGGTCGCGACATCGGCACGGTGATCGCCCCTGACGCCCACGCCAAGCTGTTCGTGAAGGCGACGCCTGCCATCCGAGCACGCCGTCGCCACCTGGAGCTTCAGAAGCAGGGCTCGCCCGTCACCTACGACAAGGTTCTGGCCGACATTCGCGCACGCGACGAGCGGGATGCCGGGCGTGCCAATGCGCCGATGATGATGGCCGCGGACGCCGCCCCGCTCGACACCAGTTTCCTGTCGATCGAGGCCGCCGTTCAGCGCGCGGTGGAACTGGTGGACGCACGCGTCGCCGCCTGA
- a CDS encoding FYDLN acid domain-containing protein, with the protein MVKPEWGTKRTCPKCATRFYDLGKEDPVTCIECGVTWNPEPILKSKQPLPFEAAKPISEKEADKDADLGDEDLDIDGEDEPSADDDVDLGGDDDLGVNTQDEDEEN; encoded by the coding sequence ATGGTGAAGCCGGAATGGGGCACGAAGCGGACGTGCCCGAAATGCGCGACGCGCTTCTATGACCTGGGCAAGGAAGATCCCGTCACCTGCATCGAATGCGGCGTGACCTGGAATCCGGAGCCGATCCTGAAGTCCAAGCAGCCGCTTCCCTTTGAAGCTGCCAAGCCCATCAGCGAGAAGGAGGCGGACAAGGACGCCGATCTCGGTGACGAGGATCTGGACATCGACGGTGAGGATGAGCCCTCGGCCGACGATGACGTCGATCTCGGCGGCGACGACGATCTGGGCGTGAACACCCAGGACGAAGACGAGGAAAACTGA
- a CDS encoding Csu type fimbrial protein: MICARIALGILGLIPAGIAHAQVHTATGELEVKLLVTSSCEVSGSSTGGVGTAVLDFGSTDLLLEAIDADTGTTGVQTFDVLCNPGVAYTLGFGPGQNATEVANRAMRRDGGDELVRYQLYTTAARSAVLVSYAGTGTGTKIPVQVFGRVPAQTAPVPGNYRDVVTVTVTF; this comes from the coding sequence ATGATCTGTGCGCGTATAGCATTGGGCATTCTGGGACTGATACCGGCGGGCATTGCGCACGCGCAGGTCCACACCGCGACGGGCGAACTGGAGGTGAAGCTTCTCGTCACCTCCTCCTGCGAGGTGTCGGGCTCTTCCACCGGCGGCGTCGGTACGGCGGTGCTCGATTTCGGCAGCACGGACCTGCTGTTGGAAGCGATCGACGCCGATACCGGCACCACCGGCGTGCAGACGTTCGACGTTCTGTGCAATCCCGGCGTGGCCTACACCCTCGGGTTCGGTCCCGGACAGAATGCCACCGAGGTCGCCAACCGCGCGATGAGGCGGGACGGTGGCGACGAACTCGTCCGCTACCAGCTTTATACCACTGCCGCGCGGTCGGCCGTGCTCGTGAGCTACGCAGGGACGGGTACGGGCACGAAGATACCCGTCCAAGTCTTCGGCCGCGTGCCGGCCCAGACCGCTCCGGTTCCCGGAAACTATCGGGACGTCGTCACGGTAACCGTCACTTTCTAG
- a CDS encoding fimbrial biogenesis chaperone, whose protein sequence is MAVDVTAPAQASSVTLQNTGREPISLQIRIFDWSQAGGEDKLVPTTDVVASPPAVSIPAGAAYTVRIARTGNTDAAGEKSYRMWVDELPRPTPSRAGGGEVDVRIRYDLPVFFHPAGVRTELSWRAYRTGSELVIEATNRGSRHARIQDLKLQTAKGNVSFGEGLAGYVLAGSTRRWTQPIAKLPSTSDGTATVVAGVSGSETRQPVTIATR, encoded by the coding sequence TTGGCAGTTGATGTGACGGCGCCCGCACAGGCATCGTCGGTCACGCTTCAGAATACCGGGCGGGAGCCGATCTCCTTGCAAATCCGGATCTTCGACTGGTCGCAGGCCGGTGGCGAGGACAAGCTTGTGCCGACCACGGACGTGGTGGCGAGCCCACCGGCCGTCAGCATTCCCGCAGGAGCCGCCTATACGGTCCGCATCGCGCGGACCGGCAACACCGACGCTGCGGGCGAGAAGAGCTATCGCATGTGGGTCGACGAACTACCCCGGCCAACGCCCAGCCGCGCCGGCGGCGGGGAAGTCGACGTGCGGATTCGCTATGACCTTCCGGTCTTCTTCCATCCCGCGGGTGTCAGGACCGAACTCAGCTGGCGCGCGTATCGCACGGGCTCCGAACTGGTGATCGAGGCGACCAACCGCGGATCCCGTCATGCCCGCATCCAAGACCTGAAGCTCCAGACCGCAAAGGGCAACGTCAGCTTCGGCGAGGGCCTCGCGGGATACGTTCTGGCTGGATCAACGCGGCGATGGACCCAGCCCATCGCCAAGCTGCCATCAACCTCTGATGGAACTGCCACCGTTGTTGCCGGAGTCAGCGGGAGTGAAACGCGCCAGCCCGTCACGATCGCGACCCGATAG